A window of Pusillimonas sp. DMV24BSW_D genomic DNA:
GCAAAACGCTACATACCCAACTGTCGACATTCGAATACAGACGCATTGCAACCCTGTGGATCGAGCTGACGCAACCCTGGGAGAGTCTCCCCCCCCGTCCGATGCTGATGCTGGAAGATGACCCCAAGCAACACGCCTACGGGCAATGGCTGTTTAATCATGCGCATATCAAAGGCAGCCGTAACCGTAATTTACTGGCCATTGTTACAAGCGACGCAAACGTACTTGAGTCCTTACCCCGCGAGAAAGCGGTTCATTATTTATTGAATCAACTCGCCACTGAAACAGGCGATGCCTGCCCCATGCCGACGATACGCGGCCATACATTCGTCGTAGAAAAGCGTGCAACCTTTGCCGCTACACCGAATCTTGCGCGACCTGCCGCCCAAACACCATGGCGCGGCTTATGGCTGGCCGGCGACTGGACGGACACAGGGTACCCGGCGGTGCTGGAGGGCGCGGTAAGAAGCGGATTAACCGCCGCCAAACACGTATTGGTCGGCAGAGTTCAGAGCTGTCTTTAGAAAAAACGCTGGGCCGACCACAGCCCAAGAAAGGTCAGGGTTAACGAACCTGCCAGGCTAACCAGCGCGTAGCCCAATGCGGGAAAATACTCGCCCCGGGAAATAAGACCCACCGTTTCCGCTGAAAACGTTGAAAACGTCGTTAAACCACCCAACAAACCGGTGATAAGAAAAAGACGAAGCCATTCGGGTGAATCGGCAAAATGCATCAACACGCCAAGAAGCAAGCCAATAGCATAAGCGCCGATAAAGTTGGCGGCTAATGTACCCCAAGGCATAAACGCGCCCGCGTGATTCAACCACAGCCCCAACAACCAACGCGCGACAGCGCCAAAAGCCGCCCCCAAACCAACCGCAACAATATTGCTGAATGTCAGGGGCGTAGCCATTCGGCGATCCTTAATAAATTTTGGCGTGATCCTGAATGTATCGGCGTACCGCTTCAAGGCTACAATCCATCACCTCCACTTTCTGCGGCAACGAACCAAGATCGCGCAAGTGCTCTGGTGCCGGTGCGGGTTGGCCAATGGCTTCTTGTATTGTCTCACTGAACTTGGCCGGCAAAGCGGTTTCCAGTACCAGCATAGGAACACCGGGCTCGACAAAGGCACGCGCCACTTTCACCCCATCGGCTGTGTGAGGGTCAATTAGAACACCCGTGCCCTCATGAACCGCCTTAATGGTGGCCAGACGATCAGCATGAGTGCTAACCCCGCTGGCAAAGCCATAGCGAGACTCAAACTCCGGTTTCAAATTGCTAAGGTCAAAGTAACCCTTTTCACCCAGCTCTTTCCATAGTGCCGCAACTCGTGCTCCGTCTTGTCCGACAAGGTCGAACACGAAACGTTCGAAATTGGACGCCCGGGAGATATCCATGGATGGGCTGGAAGTGGCATGGGTTTGTGCAGCTGAACGGGGCCGGTATACCCCGGTGCGGAAAAATTCTTCCAAAACATTGTTTTCGTTGGTGGCCAACACCAAACGCCGAATCGGCAAACCCATTTGACGCGCCAGATGCCCAGAAAGAATGTTACCGAAATTGCCCGAAGGTACGGCAAACGAGACTGGCTGATCAGGGCCGGTCGTTACGCGCAACCAACCCCAGAAGTAATAAACTACCTGAGCGGCAATGCGGGCCCAATTAATAGAGTTAACGGCACCCAAACGGTACTGAGCCTTGAAATCGAGATCAGACGACAACGCTTTCACGATATCCTGACACTCGTCGAACACCCCCTTCACAGCCAGATTATGGATGTTTTCGTCTTGCAGGGAATACATCTGGGCGCGCTGGAAGTCGCTCATTCGGCCATGCGGCGAAAGCATGAACACGGCCACCCCTTTTTTGCCACGCAAAGCATATTCGGCAGCCGACCCGGTATCACCCGACGTGGCGCCCAGGATATTCAGACTGGTTCCACGCTTTTCAAGCACATATTCGAAAACCTGGCCCAGAAACTGCATGGCCATATCTTTGAACGCCAGCGTTGGGCCCTGCGATAACCCTAATAAACTCACACCGTGATCAAGCGGCTTGACCGGTACAATATCAACCGAACCAAAATTCTCAACGGTATAGGCCGCTGCGGTTAGCCTGGCCAAATCGGCCGGCGGAATATCATCGATAAACAAACCCAGAACCTGAGCAGCCAACTCGGAATATGACAGTGACCGCCAAGACTCAAGCGTTTGTGCCGATACCTGCGGCAATTGCTCAGGCAAAGCCAGGCCACCGTCAGGTGCCAGACCTTCAAGCAAAATGTCGGAGAACGGTTGGGGCGTCATGCCGCCCCGGGTTGAGCGATATTTCATAGCAGGCTTTCCACCCTTAACCGAATAACGTTTGAACGTACAAACGGCAGATTCTGGATTTCCTCAAGCGCGAGGTCGATATTGCCCTCACGCGCTTCATGAGAAAGGAAAATAATGTCGGCATCAGCCGGACCATGAGGCTCCTGAAACATGGAACCAATGGATATTTCGTGATTTGCCAAAATACGGGCCACTTCAGCCAATACGCCCGGACGATCGTCTACGCGCATGCGCAAATAGTAAGACGACACCACATCGGCCATGTCGAGTACCGGCGTATCAGCCATAGATCCAGGCTGGAATGCCAAATGCGGCACCTGATGGCCGGGATCAGCAAATTGCAAGCGCGTCACGTCGACCAGGTCGGCTACCACGGCTGAGGCTGTAGGCATTTCGCCCGCCCCTTGTCCGTAATACAACGTGGGCCCCACGATATCGCCTTGCACCTGCACGGCATTCATCGCACCTTCGACGCTGGCCAGGAGGCGTTCGATGGGAATCAAGGTGGGGTGCACACGTAATTCGATACCCTGACTGGTGCGACGCGTAATACCCAGGAGCTTGATGCGATAACTCAGACGTTCAGCATGTGCGATGTCTTCCTTGGCCAAAGTGGTGATGCCCTCTGTGTGCACTTTACTGAATTGCACGGGAATGCCAAACGCGAGCGAAGCCAGCAAACTCAGCTTGTGCGCGGCGTCTACCCCTTCGATATCGAAAGTAGGATCGGCTTCCGCGTAACCCAGGCGCTGAGCGTCGGCCAGCGCCTCGTTGAACGACAGGCCCTTAAGCCGCATTTCCGACAGAATATAGTTCGTGGTGCCGTTGATAATACCGGCCAACCATTGAATTCGATTGGCGGTTAAGCCTTCTCGAATAGCCTTGACAATAGGAACTCCGCCGGCCACCGCTGCTTCGAAAGCCACCATAGTGCCTTTCTTATGCGCAGCGTCGAAAATTTCATTGCCGTGTTTGGCAAGCAAGGCTTTGTTGGCTGTCACCACGTGTTTGCCCTGAACAATGGCTTCCATTACCCACTCACGCGCAACGGTTTCACCACCTACAAGCTCAACCACGATGTCGATATCGGGACGACGCACGATTTCAAGCCCATCTTGCGTTACATAGACTTGATCGCCAACCAAGGCCCGGGCTTTTTCGACATTGCGAACGGCTACCGCCACCACTTCTATTTTGCGACCGGCACGACGAGCGATTTCCTCTGCATTCTGAACCAGAACCTTCCAGGTACCACCACCAACAACACCCAGCCCCAGCAAACCCACTTTTACAGAATTCATTTAATCAACCCATCTTTACGAAACATTTCTTTAATGCCGCGCACCGCCTGCCGGGTGCGTTGCTCGTTTTCTATCAGTGCGAAGCGCACGTAATCGTCGCCGTACTCGCCAAAGCCAACGCCCGGCGAGACGGCCACCTTGGCTTCGGCAAGCAGCTTCTTGGAAAACTCCAGCGACCCCGATGAACGATAGGCTTCCGGTATTTTGGCCCAAATATACATTGACGCTTTTGGAATATCGACCATCCACCCCGCGTCATGCAAGCCTTTGGCCAGCACGTCACGGCGGCTGCGATATTGCTCAACCACCTCGTGCACACAGTCTTGCGGCCCTTCCAGCGCCGTAATGGAGGCAACCTGAATGGGTGTGAAAGTGCCGTAATCGTGATAGCTCTTGATGCGCGCCAGCGCATTCACCAGTTCGGCGTTACCCACCATGAAGCCCACACGCCAGCCGGCCATGTTGTAACTTTTACTCATGGTGAAAAACTCAACGGCAACGTCGCGAGCGCCTTCGACCTGCAAAATGGAAGGCGCAACATAACCGTCGAAAGTAATATCGGCATAAGCCAGATCATGCACCACCAAGATATTGTGCTCTTTGGCCAGCGCAACAATACGCTCGAAAAACGACAGTTCGACACACTGGGCTGTTGGATTGCTGGGGAACCCCAGAATCATCATTTTGGGCTTCGGAATACTTTCTTTCACCGCCCGTTCAATTTCCTCGAAGAAATCGAGGCCCGGCGTCATGGGAACAGAACGAATATTGGCCCCGGCGATCACCGCGCCGTAAATATGAATCGGATAACTGGGATTTGGCACAAGAACCGTATCACCGCGCTCGAGCGTGGCCAGCATCAAATGCGCCAACCCCTCTTTGGAGCCAATGGTCACGATGGCTTCGGTGTCCGGGTCGATTTGAACGTCGTAACGCCGCCCGTACCAGTCGGAAATAGCCTTGCGCAAACGCGGGATCCCTTTTGA
This region includes:
- the crcB gene encoding fluoride efflux transporter CrcB — protein: MATPLTFSNIVAVGLGAAFGAVARWLLGLWLNHAGAFMPWGTLAANFIGAYAIGLLLGVLMHFADSPEWLRLFLITGLLGGLTTFSTFSAETVGLISRGEYFPALGYALVSLAGSLTLTFLGLWSAQRFF
- the thrC gene encoding threonine synthase produces the protein MKYRSTRGGMTPQPFSDILLEGLAPDGGLALPEQLPQVSAQTLESWRSLSYSELAAQVLGLFIDDIPPADLARLTAAAYTVENFGSVDIVPVKPLDHGVSLLGLSQGPTLAFKDMAMQFLGQVFEYVLEKRGTSLNILGATSGDTGSAAEYALRGKKGVAVFMLSPHGRMSDFQRAQMYSLQDENIHNLAVKGVFDECQDIVKALSSDLDFKAQYRLGAVNSINWARIAAQVVYYFWGWLRVTTGPDQPVSFAVPSGNFGNILSGHLARQMGLPIRRLVLATNENNVLEEFFRTGVYRPRSAAQTHATSSPSMDISRASNFERFVFDLVGQDGARVAALWKELGEKGYFDLSNLKPEFESRYGFASGVSTHADRLATIKAVHEGTGVLIDPHTADGVKVARAFVEPGVPMLVLETALPAKFSETIQEAIGQPAPAPEHLRDLGSLPQKVEVMDCSLEAVRRYIQDHAKIY
- a CDS encoding homoserine dehydrogenase, whose amino-acid sequence is MNSVKVGLLGLGVVGGGTWKVLVQNAEEIARRAGRKIEVVAVAVRNVEKARALVGDQVYVTQDGLEIVRRPDIDIVVELVGGETVAREWVMEAIVQGKHVVTANKALLAKHGNEIFDAAHKKGTMVAFEAAVAGGVPIVKAIREGLTANRIQWLAGIINGTTNYILSEMRLKGLSFNEALADAQRLGYAEADPTFDIEGVDAAHKLSLLASLAFGIPVQFSKVHTEGITTLAKEDIAHAERLSYRIKLLGITRRTSQGIELRVHPTLIPIERLLASVEGAMNAVQVQGDIVGPTLYYGQGAGEMPTASAVVADLVDVTRLQFADPGHQVPHLAFQPGSMADTPVLDMADVVSSYYLRMRVDDRPGVLAEVARILANHEISIGSMFQEPHGPADADIIFLSHEAREGNIDLALEEIQNLPFVRSNVIRLRVESLL
- the alaC gene encoding alanine transaminase, with protein sequence MTNFPRIERLPPYVFNITGELKMAARRRGEDIIDMSMGNPDGPTPKHIVDKLVEVASRPNTHGYSVSKGIPRLRKAISDWYGRRYDVQIDPDTEAIVTIGSKEGLAHLMLATLERGDTVLVPNPSYPIHIYGAVIAGANIRSVPMTPGLDFFEEIERAVKESIPKPKMMILGFPSNPTAQCVELSFFERIVALAKEHNILVVHDLAYADITFDGYVAPSILQVEGARDVAVEFFTMSKSYNMAGWRVGFMVGNAELVNALARIKSYHDYGTFTPIQVASITALEGPQDCVHEVVEQYRSRRDVLAKGLHDAGWMVDIPKASMYIWAKIPEAYRSSGSLEFSKKLLAEAKVAVSPGVGFGEYGDDYVRFALIENEQRTRQAVRGIKEMFRKDGLIK